One Streptococcus gallolyticus subsp. gallolyticus DSM 16831 DNA window includes the following coding sequences:
- a CDS encoding Cof-type HAD-IIB family hydrolase, which yields MDVKTKYKAKKTKIVFFDIDDTLRVKATAYMPESIKYVFKSLKEKGIMTGIATGRALYGVVPEIRALEPDYFVTINGTYVIDKKATEIVNDPLPRDIVEKYVAWAKSEGIEYGFAGKDKPIVSARCDLIDDAMVPIYGVCDVEPDFYLTNDVYHMWTFTENNAQLQLPDELATEIRLVPWHEHSSDVVKNGISKASGVAHVLESQNLKPINAMMFGDGPNDMEIFDYVGLKIAMGNAVPELKEKADFVTKTVEEDGILYALEELGLVEKQLNFPQVDLTTVEGPVATIKTNHGDMKIQLFPEHAPKTVANFIALSKDGYYDGIIFHRIIPEFMIQGGDPTGTGMGGQSIYGDSFEDEFSEELYNVRGALSMANAGPNTNGSQFFIVQNSKIPYAQKELERGGWPKPIAEFYATNGGTPHLDRRHTVFGQIMDDDSYKVLDEIANVETGAQDRPVEDVVIETIEVVD from the coding sequence ATGGATGTAAAAACTAAATACAAGGCTAAAAAAACTAAAATTGTCTTTTTTGACATTGATGACACCTTGCGCGTAAAAGCAACAGCCTATATGCCAGAATCAATTAAGTATGTTTTTAAAAGCTTAAAAGAAAAAGGTATCATGACTGGGATTGCAACCGGGCGTGCCCTTTATGGCGTTGTGCCAGAAATTCGCGCTCTAGAGCCTGATTATTTCGTGACGATTAATGGCACATATGTCATCGATAAAAAAGCAACAGAAATTGTTAATGACCCGTTGCCACGAGACATTGTCGAAAAATACGTTGCTTGGGCTAAGTCAGAAGGAATTGAATACGGTTTTGCTGGAAAAGATAAACCAATTGTTTCAGCTCGTTGTGACCTAATCGATGACGCAATGGTACCAATCTACGGTGTCTGCGACGTTGAGCCTGATTTCTATTTGACAAATGATGTTTATCATATGTGGACCTTTACGGAAAATAATGCTCAGTTGCAATTACCTGATGAATTAGCTACAGAAATTCGTTTAGTCCCTTGGCATGAACATTCATCTGATGTCGTCAAAAATGGTATTTCTAAAGCTTCAGGTGTTGCGCACGTACTAGAAAGTCAAAACTTAAAACCAATCAATGCCATGATGTTTGGTGATGGTCCAAATGACATGGAAATCTTTGATTATGTTGGCTTGAAGATTGCTATGGGCAATGCAGTCCCTGAACTCAAAGAAAAAGCAGATTTTGTAACAAAGACAGTAGAAGAAGATGGCATTTTATATGCTTTGGAGGAACTCGGTTTGGTAGAAAAACAATTAAATTTCCCACAAGTTGACTTAACAACAGTTGAAGGTCCAGTTGCGACAATCAAAACTAATCACGGTGATATGAAGATTCAACTCTTCCCAGAACACGCACCAAAAACAGTTGCAAACTTTATTGCCTTGTCAAAAGATGGCTACTATGACGGTATTATTTTCCACCGTATTATTCCTGAATTTATGATTCAAGGTGGTGACCCAACTGGTACTGGTATGGGTGGACAATCTATCTATGGCGATAGCTTCGAAGATGAATTCTCAGAAGAACTTTATAACGTTCGTGGGGCTCTTTCAATGGCCAATGCTGGACCAAATACAAACGGCAGTCAGTTCTTTATCGTTCAAAACAGCAAAATTCCTTATGCACAAAAAGAATTAGAACGTGGTGGTTGGCCAAAACCAATTGCAGAATTTTATGCGACAAATGGTGGAACGCCACACTTGGACCGTCGCCATACCGTATTTGGCCAAATCATGGACGACGATTCATACAAAGTTTTAGATGAAATTGCTAACGTTGAAACTGGCGCTCAAGACCGCCCAGTTGAAGATGTCGTTATCGAAACAATTGAGGTAGTGGACTAA
- the rsmB gene encoding 16S rRNA (cytosine(967)-C(5))-methyltransferase RsmB — translation MANDWKNQARGLVLLVLENVFEDGAYSNIALNQELSHTTLSPKDKSLVTEIVYGTVARKITLEWYLAHYIKDRDKLDSWVYYLLMLSLYQLVYLDKIPAHAVVNDAVNIAKNRGNKKGAEKFVNAVLRRFTKEELPNPKTIKRKNKRYSVLYSLPVWLVKKLIDQFGEERAAAIMQSLFVRNKASIRVTDPDKLAEIKAATGAEQSILSPVGLVKTSGHFAGTDYFANGDITIQDESSQLVAPTLDIQGNEDILDACAAPGGKTTHMASYLKKGHITALDLYDHKLTLVMDNAKRLHVADKISTQKMDATTVHEHFVPDSFDKILVDAPCSGIGLIRRKPDIKYNKENQDFSALQEIQLQILDSVCQTLRKGGIITYSTCTIFDEENFQVIHKFLETHPNFEQVKLSHTQEDIVRDGCIAITPEQYQTDGFFIGQVKRIL, via the coding sequence TTGGCGAATGATTGGAAAAATCAGGCACGTGGTTTAGTGCTTCTTGTCCTTGAAAATGTCTTTGAAGACGGAGCTTATTCTAATATTGCTCTCAATCAAGAATTAAGCCATACGACATTATCGCCAAAAGATAAGTCTTTAGTGACAGAAATCGTTTATGGAACAGTTGCACGAAAAATTACCTTAGAATGGTATCTTGCTCATTACATTAAAGACCGTGATAAGTTAGATTCTTGGGTTTATTACCTATTAATGTTGAGCCTTTATCAGCTCGTGTATCTTGATAAAATTCCTGCCCACGCTGTGGTAAATGACGCGGTTAACATTGCTAAAAATCGCGGTAACAAAAAAGGTGCAGAAAAATTTGTCAACGCTGTTCTACGACGTTTTACCAAGGAAGAATTACCAAATCCTAAAACGATTAAACGTAAGAATAAACGTTACTCTGTGCTTTATTCATTGCCAGTTTGGTTAGTCAAAAAATTAATTGATCAATTCGGTGAAGAACGCGCGGCAGCTATTATGCAAAGCCTTTTTGTCCGCAATAAGGCAAGTATTCGTGTGACAGATCCTGATAAATTAGCTGAGATTAAAGCTGCGACTGGTGCAGAGCAATCTATCTTATCGCCAGTTGGTTTGGTGAAAACATCAGGACATTTTGCTGGGACAGATTATTTTGCTAATGGTGATATCACAATTCAAGATGAATCTAGTCAACTAGTTGCTCCAACGCTTGATATTCAAGGAAATGAAGACATTTTAGATGCCTGCGCTGCCCCAGGTGGTAAGACAACTCATATGGCTTCGTATTTAAAAAAAGGGCACATCACAGCACTTGATTTATATGACCATAAATTAACGCTTGTCATGGATAATGCCAAGCGCCTGCATGTCGCTGATAAAATCAGCACACAAAAAATGGATGCCACAACTGTTCATGAGCATTTTGTGCCAGATTCTTTTGATAAGATTTTGGTAGATGCCCCTTGCTCAGGAATCGGCTTAATCCGCCGTAAACCAGACATTAAGTACAATAAAGAAAATCAAGATTTCTCGGCTCTGCAAGAAATTCAACTGCAAATACTTGATAGCGTTTGTCAAACGTTGCGTAAAGGTGGTATAATAACTTATAGCACTTGTACAATTTTTGATGAGGAAAATTTCCAAGTTATTCACAAATTTTTAGAAACTCATCCAAATTTTGAACAAGTAAAACTGAGTCATACGCAAGAAGATATTGTTAGAGATGGATGTATTGCAATTACCCCAGAACAATATCAGACAGACGGGTTCTTTATAGGACAAGTCAAACGTATCTTGTAA
- the liaF gene encoding cell wall-active antibiotics response protein LiaF translates to MRKVQFFVIVETILIVMGLMTIMANNLSSFILILVLILLALRFYNQDKRNNFLLTIGLVLLFLIFMLNPYIIMAVVLGVVYVVINHFSQVKKKNRYALVRFREEELKAKPVRNQWIGMDTHDSDFYAFDDINIIRLTGSDTIDLSNVIITGKDNVVVIRKVFGPTKILVPIDVAVKLDVSAIYGSVRYFDFEEYDLRNESLKLWHSEDEEYLKAVKIIVSTLAGDVEVVRK, encoded by the coding sequence ATGAGGAAAGTTCAATTTTTTGTCATTGTAGAAACGATTTTGATTGTGATGGGCTTGATGACTATCATGGCAAATAATCTATCGAGTTTTATTCTTATTCTTGTTTTGATTTTATTGGCGCTGCGATTTTATAATCAAGATAAACGGAACAATTTTTTATTGACCATTGGTCTTGTTCTTTTATTTTTGATTTTTATGCTTAATCCTTATATTATCATGGCGGTGGTATTAGGCGTTGTTTACGTTGTTATCAATCATTTTTCACAAGTTAAGAAAAAAAATCGCTATGCTTTGGTGCGTTTTCGTGAGGAAGAATTAAAGGCAAAGCCTGTCCGTAATCAATGGATTGGAATGGATACGCACGATAGTGATTTTTATGCATTTGATGATATTAATATTATCCGTTTGACAGGAAGTGATACGATTGATTTAAGCAATGTCATTATAACTGGAAAGGATAATGTCGTTGTCATTCGAAAAGTTTTTGGTCCAACAAAAATTTTGGTGCCTATTGATGTTGCCGTGAAATTAGATGTTAGTGCGATTTATGGTAGCGTTCGGTACTTTGATTTTGAAGAATATGATTTACGTAATGAATCGTTAAAATTATGGCATAGTGAGGACGAAGAGTATTTAAAAGCAGTGAAAATTATCGTTAGTACGCTTGCTGGAGATGTTGAGGTGGTGCGCAAATGA
- a CDS encoding S1 RNA-binding domain-containing protein, with the protein MRIGDKITGTITGIKPYGAFVALDNGTTGLIHISEIKTGYIENIYQLLSVGEKVLVQVVDFDEFTQKASLSLRTLEEEKHHLHRRHRFSNSHLNIGFQPLADNLPKWTKESLELLTKE; encoded by the coding sequence ATGAGAATTGGCGACAAAATCACTGGAACAATAACAGGTATAAAACCTTATGGTGCCTTTGTCGCATTAGATAATGGGACAACAGGTCTTATTCATATTTCAGAAATTAAAACAGGTTATATTGAAAACATTTACCAATTACTCAGTGTTGGTGAAAAAGTTTTAGTCCAAGTTGTTGATTTTGATGAATTTACGCAAAAAGCAAGTTTATCTCTTCGCACACTGGAGGAAGAAAAACATCACTTACACCGTCGTCACCGCTTTTCAAATAGCCATCTAAACATTGGCTTTCAACCATTGGCGGACAATTTACCAAAATGGACAAAAGAAAGCCTAGAATTATTGACGAAAGAATAA
- a CDS encoding Stp1/IreP family PP2C-type Ser/Thr phosphatase encodes MKISLVTDIGQKRSNNQDFINKFDNKNGITLVILADGMGGHRAGNIASEMTVTDLGREWINTDYTELSQIRDWLLVTLEAENRKVYELGQTDEYKGMGTTVEALAIVDNNVIYAHVGDSRIGLLHQGEYRLLTSDHSLVNELVKAGQLTEEEAANHPQKNIITQSIGQANPVEPDLGVQVLEENDYLIINSDGLTNMITNDEIVSILSQDKNLDDKNNELVTLANERGGLDNITIALIHAESEEA; translated from the coding sequence ATGAAAATTTCACTTGTAACTGATATCGGACAAAAACGTTCAAACAATCAGGATTTTATTAACAAATTTGATAATAAAAACGGCATTACTTTGGTTATTTTAGCAGATGGCATGGGTGGTCATCGTGCAGGAAATATCGCTAGCGAAATGACTGTTACAGATCTTGGACGTGAATGGATTAATACCGATTACACTGAGTTAAGTCAGATTCGTGATTGGCTTTTAGTGACATTAGAAGCTGAAAATCGCAAAGTCTATGAACTCGGTCAAACTGATGAGTATAAAGGCATGGGAACAACAGTAGAAGCCTTGGCAATTGTTGATAACAATGTCATCTATGCTCACGTTGGGGATTCACGCATTGGTTTGCTCCACCAAGGAGAATACCGATTGTTGACAAGTGATCATTCTTTAGTTAATGAACTGGTAAAAGCTGGTCAATTGACTGAAGAGGAAGCTGCAAATCATCCTCAAAAAAATATCATTACACAGTCTATTGGACAAGCAAACCCTGTCGAACCAGATTTAGGTGTTCAGGTACTTGAAGAAAATGACTATCTCATTATTAACAGTGATGGTTTAACTAATATGATTACCAATGACGAAATTGTTAGCATTTTAAGTCAAGATAAAAATCTTGATGACAAGAACAATGAGTTGGTTACTCTTGCTAACGAACGTGGAGGTCTTGATAACATTACCATTGCTTTAATCCACGCCGAAAGTGAGGAAGCTTAA
- a CDS encoding response regulator transcription factor, whose product MTQKIKVILVDDHEMVRLGLKSFLNLQPDVEVVGEAGNGLDGINLALELKPDVVVMDLVMPEMSGVEATLKLLEEWKEAKILVLTSYLDNEKIYPVIEAGAKGYMLKTSSAAEILNAIQKVARGELAIETEVDKKIKAHDMQPELHEDLTARERDILRLLAKGYDNQTIADELFISLKTVKTHVSNILAKLEVDDRTQAVVYAFKHHLVPQDDE is encoded by the coding sequence ATGACCCAGAAAATTAAAGTTATCCTAGTTGATGACCATGAAATGGTACGTTTAGGGTTAAAAAGTTTTTTGAATTTGCAACCAGATGTTGAGGTGGTTGGCGAAGCTGGAAATGGTTTAGATGGTATCAATTTGGCTTTAGAATTAAAACCAGATGTGGTTGTTATGGATTTGGTAATGCCAGAAATGAGCGGTGTCGAAGCAACATTGAAGCTTCTGGAAGAATGGAAGGAAGCTAAAATTCTTGTTTTAACATCTTACCTTGATAACGAAAAAATTTATCCTGTCATTGAAGCAGGTGCTAAAGGTTATATGTTAAAAACATCTAGCGCAGCAGAAATTTTAAATGCCATTCAGAAAGTTGCACGTGGTGAGTTAGCTATTGAAACAGAAGTCGATAAAAAAATCAAAGCTCATGATATGCAACCAGAATTGCATGAAGATTTGACAGCGCGTGAACGTGATATTTTGAGATTACTTGCTAAAGGGTATGATAATCAAACTATTGCTGATGAGCTATTTATCTCACTAAAAACCGTCAAAACACACGTTTCAAATATTCTAGCTAAGTTAGAAGTTGATGACCGTACACAAGCAGTCGTTTATGCCTTTAAACATCATTTAGTACCGCAAGATGACGAATAA
- the cysK gene encoding cysteine synthase A, with the protein MSKIYNSITELIGNTPIVKLNNIVPEDAADVYVKIEAFNPGSSVKDRIALRMIEDAEKAGTIKPGDIIVEPTSGNTGIGLAWVGAAKGYKVIIVMPETMSVERRKIIQAYGAELVLTPGSEGMKGAIAKAKEIAEEKNGWVPLQFANPSNPAVHEDTTGAEIIEAFGPTGLDAFVSGVGTGGTVSGVSHALKKANPNVQVYAVEADESAVLSGEKPGPHKIQGISAGFIPDTLDTKAYDGVIRVASDDAIITSRNLGGKEGFLAGISSGAAIYAAIEKAKELGKGKKVLALLPDNGERYLSTSLYDFND; encoded by the coding sequence ATGTCAAAAATTTACAATTCAATTACTGAATTAATTGGAAATACACCAATCGTAAAACTTAACAACATTGTCCCTGAAGATGCTGCTGATGTTTATGTTAAAATCGAAGCTTTCAACCCTGGTTCTTCTGTCAAAGACCGTATTGCCCTTCGTATGATTGAAGATGCTGAAAAAGCAGGCACAATCAAACCAGGCGATATTATTGTTGAACCAACTTCTGGAAATACAGGAATTGGTCTTGCATGGGTTGGCGCAGCTAAAGGCTACAAAGTGATTATCGTTATGCCTGAAACAATGAGTGTTGAACGTCGCAAAATTATTCAAGCTTATGGTGCTGAACTCGTTTTAACTCCTGGAAGTGAAGGAATGAAAGGGGCTATTGCCAAAGCAAAAGAAATTGCTGAAGAAAAAAATGGTTGGGTGCCTCTTCAATTTGCTAACCCTTCTAACCCTGCTGTGCACGAAGATACAACAGGTGCTGAAATTATCGAAGCTTTTGGTCCAACGGGTCTTGATGCCTTTGTTTCTGGTGTTGGTACTGGTGGAACAGTTTCAGGTGTTTCTCATGCTCTTAAAAAAGCTAATCCTAACGTTCAAGTTTATGCTGTTGAAGCTGATGAATCTGCCGTGCTTTCTGGTGAAAAACCTGGTCCACACAAAATCCAAGGTATTTCAGCTGGTTTCATCCCTGACACTCTTGACACCAAAGCTTATGACGGTGTTATTCGTGTAGCTTCTGACGATGCTATCATTACTAGCCGCAATCTCGGTGGAAAAGAAGGATTCCTTGCTGGTATTTCTTCTGGTGCAGCTATTTATGCAGCTATTGAAAAAGCAAAAGAACTTGGTAAAGGTAAAAAGGTTCTCGCACTTCTCCCAGATAACGGTGAACGTTACCTTTCAACATCTCTTTATGATTTTAACGACTAA
- a CDS encoding YigZ family protein, whose product MNYKTIKNDGIFEEEIKKSRFICQLKRVDTEEEGRQLIAQIKKEHYKATHSCSAMIIGEHAEIKRSSDDGEPSGTAGVPMLTVLEKQGLTNVVAVVTRYFGGIKLGAGGLIRAYSGSVANALKEIGLVEVKEQEGLKITLSYPQYQTFTNFLQAENLQEFDTEFLENVTTYIYLDPDNVKEVSGRLIEFYQGKVDFTKSGSKIVEVPL is encoded by the coding sequence ATGAACTATAAAACGATTAAAAATGATGGTATTTTTGAAGAAGAAATTAAAAAGTCACGCTTTATCTGTCAGTTAAAACGAGTTGACACAGAGGAAGAGGGACGTCAATTAATTGCACAAATCAAAAAAGAACATTATAAAGCAACACATTCTTGCTCGGCTATGATTATTGGTGAACATGCTGAAATCAAGCGTTCTAGCGATGATGGTGAGCCAAGTGGAACTGCTGGTGTTCCAATGCTAACTGTTCTAGAAAAACAAGGCTTGACCAACGTTGTTGCCGTTGTGACACGTTATTTTGGTGGTATTAAATTAGGTGCTGGTGGGCTTATTCGGGCTTATTCAGGCAGTGTTGCTAATGCTCTCAAGGAAATTGGTCTGGTTGAGGTAAAAGAGCAAGAGGGGCTCAAAATCACCCTTTCTTATCCTCAATACCAAACCTTTACTAACTTTTTACAGGCTGAAAACCTGCAAGAATTTGATACAGAATTTCTTGAAAATGTCACAACCTATATTTACCTTGACCCTGACAATGTTAAAGAAGTTAGTGGGCGTTTGATTGAATTTTACCAAGGCAAAGTTGACTTTACTAAATCAGGTTCAAAAATTGTCGAAGTTCCCTTGTGA
- a CDS encoding sensor histidine kinase has protein sequence MKKHHFILFILYASIIIISIVIVVLDSLNLHLKNLITDFWMGEQFVFSIVFLILAVTILLLLLWVILDDNSKRGINQNLRRILNNQPISLDEDTEINTNLSRLSKKMTHLTNSLQNTENSRILNSQEIVEQERKRIARDLHDTVSQELFASSMILSGVSANLDQIEKEQLEFQLTAVESMLQNAQKDLRILLLHLRPTELENKTLSEGFDILLKELTDKSSIEVVYKKNIGQLPKKIEDNVFRIAQEFISNTLKHAKASRLEVYLNQTETELQLKMVDNGVGFDMDESHDLSYGISNIEERVDDMAGTVTLLSQKGKGVSMDIRLPLVKGGNEEKEDDPEN, from the coding sequence ATGAAAAAACATCATTTTATATTATTTATTCTTTATGCGAGTATTATTATCATCTCAATCGTTATCGTTGTTTTGGATAGTTTAAATCTGCATCTGAAAAATCTTATCACAGATTTCTGGATGGGAGAACAATTTGTCTTTTCAATTGTCTTTTTAATCCTAGCAGTAACGATTTTGTTGCTTTTGCTTTGGGTTATTTTAGATGATAACAGCAAACGTGGCATCAACCAAAACTTACGCCGTATTTTGAATAATCAGCCTATCAGTCTAGACGAAGATACAGAAATCAATACGAATTTATCGCGTTTGTCTAAAAAAATGACGCATTTGACAAATAGTTTGCAAAATACAGAAAATAGTCGTATTCTAAACAGTCAAGAAATTGTTGAGCAAGAACGAAAACGAATTGCGCGTGACTTGCATGACACGGTTAGTCAAGAATTATTCGCCTCTTCGATGATTCTTTCAGGCGTGTCTGCTAATCTTGACCAAATTGAAAAAGAGCAATTAGAATTTCAATTGACGGCTGTTGAAAGCATGCTACAAAATGCTCAAAAAGATTTGCGAATTTTGCTATTGCATTTACGACCAACAGAATTAGAAAATAAAACCCTTTCAGAAGGTTTTGATATCCTCTTGAAAGAATTGACAGATAAGAGTAGTATAGAGGTTGTTTATAAGAAAAATATCGGTCAACTACCTAAGAAAATAGAGGATAACGTTTTTCGAATTGCACAAGAATTCATTAGTAATACCCTTAAACACGCTAAAGCCAGTCGTTTAGAGGTTTATCTAAATCAAACAGAAACCGAGCTTCAACTTAAAATGGTCGATAACGGTGTCGGTTTTGATATGGATGAAAGTCATGATTTAAGTTATGGTATTAGTAATATTGAAGAACGTGTTGATGATATGGCTGGAACAGTTACATTGCTGAGTCAAAAAGGTAAAGGAGTATCAATGGATATTCGTTTGCCACTGGTAAAGGGAGGAAACGAGGAGAAAGAAGATGACCCAGAAAATTAA
- the pknB gene encoding Stk1 family PASTA domain-containing Ser/Thr kinase has translation MIQIGKLFAGRYRILKSIGRGGMADVYLAKDLILDNEEVAIKVLRTNYQTDQIAVARFQREARAMAELNHPNIVSIRDIGEEDGQQFLVMEYVDGSDLKKYIQDHAPLSNNEVVRIMEEVLSAMTLAHQQGIVHRDLKPQNILLTKDGTVKVTDFGIAVAFAETSLTQTNSMLGSVHYLSPEQARGSKATVQSDIYAMGIMLFEMLTGHIPYDGDSAVTIALQHFQKPLPSIIDENKNVPQALENVVIKATAKRLSDRYASTFEMSRDLMTALSYNRSREPKLVFEDTENTKTLPKVTTSTSVPSTTEQLLKKQKAAKEDKAATENKATKAKTKKKKSRRMFGTLMKIFFAVVIVAIAIFTYLTLTSPSTVSVPDVAGSSLSEAKTTIKSSGLKVGTVHKVSSDTVESGYVIKTSPTAGSSKKEGSSIDIYVSKGSSGFKIKDYTGQDYQTAVKDLVNNYGVSESQIEIEEVSTSDYDEGVIISQTPSEGETFKVSGDDKITFKVAAESTVTMPNLTGYTYSEAIAALTALGVSSSHITVYQADPNSSTGYVQVSSPSSTATVTAQTPYYGETLSGNVVLYLAADEEESSQAPSSSSSESSESKESSSSSSSTDDSSSSTETSDE, from the coding sequence ATGATTCAGATTGGCAAATTATTTGCTGGTCGTTATCGGATCCTCAAATCTATCGGACGGGGTGGAATGGCAGATGTTTATCTGGCAAAAGATCTCATTCTTGATAATGAAGAAGTTGCCATTAAGGTGCTTCGGACGAATTATCAGACTGATCAAATTGCCGTAGCGCGTTTCCAACGGGAAGCGCGTGCCATGGCAGAACTGAACCATCCAAATATCGTCTCGATTCGTGATATTGGAGAAGAAGACGGACAGCAATTCTTAGTAATGGAATATGTTGATGGCTCGGACTTGAAAAAATACATTCAAGATCATGCTCCGCTTTCTAATAATGAAGTTGTTAGAATCATGGAAGAAGTCTTATCTGCGATGACTTTGGCGCATCAACAAGGAATTGTTCACCGTGATTTAAAACCACAAAATATCTTATTAACCAAAGACGGAACTGTTAAAGTTACTGACTTTGGTATCGCCGTAGCCTTTGCCGAAACAAGTTTAACGCAAACCAATTCAATGCTAGGTAGTGTGCATTATTTATCGCCTGAACAAGCACGTGGTTCAAAAGCGACTGTTCAAAGTGATATTTACGCTATGGGGATTATGTTGTTTGAAATGTTAACAGGTCACATCCCATATGATGGCGATTCAGCTGTTACCATTGCGCTTCAACATTTCCAAAAACCACTTCCTTCCATCATTGATGAGAATAAAAATGTGCCACAAGCACTAGAAAATGTTGTTATCAAGGCGACTGCAAAACGTTTAAGTGACCGTTATGCGTCAACTTTTGAAATGAGTCGTGATTTGATGACGGCACTTTCTTACAACCGTAGCCGTGAACCTAAACTTGTTTTTGAAGATACTGAAAATACAAAGACACTTCCAAAGGTAACAACATCAACATCTGTTCCTTCAACGACAGAACAACTCTTGAAGAAACAAAAAGCAGCTAAAGAAGATAAAGCAGCAACAGAAAACAAAGCGACTAAGGCTAAAACAAAGAAGAAAAAATCACGTCGTATGTTCGGCACATTGATGAAAATCTTTTTTGCAGTTGTGATTGTAGCTATTGCTATCTTTACTTACTTGACGTTGACCTCACCATCAACCGTGAGTGTTCCAGATGTTGCTGGCTCTAGTTTATCAGAAGCAAAAACAACGATAAAATCATCAGGTCTTAAAGTTGGAACCGTTCATAAAGTATCAAGTGATACCGTTGAGAGTGGTTATGTTATTAAGACAAGTCCAACTGCTGGTTCATCGAAAAAAGAAGGGTCATCAATTGATATTTACGTATCAAAAGGCTCATCAGGATTCAAGATAAAAGACTATACAGGTCAAGATTATCAAACAGCCGTTAAAGATTTGGTCAATAATTACGGTGTTTCAGAGTCGCAAATTGAGATTGAAGAAGTCTCAACGTCAGACTATGACGAAGGTGTTATCATCAGTCAAACGCCTAGCGAAGGTGAAACCTTTAAGGTAAGTGGCGATGATAAGATTACCTTTAAAGTAGCCGCAGAAAGCACAGTAACAATGCCAAATCTGACAGGCTATACTTATTCAGAAGCTATTGCTGCCTTGACGGCTCTAGGTGTGTCAAGTTCACATATTACGGTTTATCAAGCCGACCCAAATTCTTCTACGGGTTATGTGCAAGTAAGCTCACCATCTTCAACAGCAACTGTCACTGCTCAGACACCTTATTATGGTGAAACGTTAAGTGGTAACGTGGTACTTTACCTAGCAGCTGATGAAGAAGAAAGCTCACAGGCACCATCGTCATCAAGCTCAGAATCCTCTGAATCAAAAGAATCAAGTTCATCAAGCAGTAGTACAGATGACAGTAGCTCATCGACAGAAACAAGTGATGAATAA